In a single window of the Nitrospirota bacterium genome:
- the pstC gene encoding phosphate ABC transporter permease subunit PstC has translation MTEPRTETPALARRRRHRLHERLIEGALFLAALASVATTVTIVAVLLYESVGFFRTVSLKDFLTDTLWTPLFADPRYGILPLLAGTLVTSGVGLLVAVPLGTVAAIYLSEFAPARLRELIKPLLELLGAVPTVVYGYFALLVVTPSLQVLWPDLPGFNMLGPGLVIGIMIMPFVISLSEDAMRAVPMTLREGSYAMGATRLQTALRVVVPGAMSGLVAAYVLGVSRAVGETMVVAIAAGQNPSLTWNPMEPAATITAYIVQVALGDLPHGSIGYQSIFAAGLVLALMTLLFNVLGHLMRRRFREVY, from the coding sequence ATGACAGAGCCGCGCACCGAAACGCCGGCCCTTGCCCGACGCCGCCGACACCGGCTTCACGAGCGGCTGATCGAGGGGGCACTCTTCCTCGCCGCGTTGGCCTCCGTCGCCACGACCGTGACGATCGTGGCCGTCCTGCTCTACGAGTCTGTTGGCTTTTTCCGTACGGTCTCGCTCAAGGATTTCTTGACCGATACCTTGTGGACGCCGCTGTTCGCGGACCCCCGCTACGGCATCCTGCCGCTGCTGGCGGGGACCCTCGTCACCAGCGGCGTGGGGCTCCTGGTGGCGGTCCCGTTGGGCACGGTTGCGGCGATTTACCTTTCCGAGTTCGCCCCGGCGCGCCTGCGCGAGCTGATCAAACCCCTGCTGGAACTCCTGGGCGCCGTGCCCACCGTCGTGTACGGATACTTTGCTCTCCTGGTCGTCACTCCGTCGTTGCAGGTCCTCTGGCCCGATCTGCCCGGCTTCAACATGCTCGGGCCCGGTCTGGTCATCGGCATCATGATCATGCCGTTCGTGATCTCGTTGAGCGAGGATGCCATGCGCGCGGTGCCGATGACCTTGCGGGAGGGTTCGTACGCCATGGGCGCCACCCGTCTGCAAACCGCCTTGCGGGTCGTGGTGCCGGGCGCGATGTCCGGCCTGGTGGCGGCCTACGTCCTGGGGGTCTCGCGCGCGGTCGGCGAGACGATGGTGGTGGCGATCGCGGCGGGCCAGAATCCGAGCTTGACGTGGAATCCGATGGAGCCGGCGGCGACGATCACGGCCTACATCGTCCAGGTGGCGCTTGGTGATTTGCCGCACGGCAGCATCGGGTACCAGAGCATTTTCGCGGCCGGCCTCGTCCTCGCGCTCATGACCCTGCTCTTCAACGTTCTGGGCCATCTCATGCGCAGACGGTTCCGGGAAGTCTATTGA